GCTCGACGAGGACGCCGACTCCCTCGACCCCGACACCGCCTCCGCGGTCCGGCTGATCAGCCAGGAGACCGGCAAGCTGGCGCGGATGGTGGAGGACCTGATGGAGGTCTCCCGGTTCGACGCGGGTGCCGCGGCGCTGCACCCGGACGAGGTGGACGTCGGCGAGACCATCCGCAAGACGCTGCAGGCCAGGGCGTGGCAGAAGCGGGTGGTGGCGGAGCTGCCGGAGGACGTGCGGGCCCGCCTCGATCCGCGGCGGCTCGACGTGGTGGTCGCCAACCTGGTCGGCAATGCGCTGCACCACGGCGGCGAGCCGGTCCGGGTGGTGCTGCACGCGCCGGAGCCCGGCGCGGACCGGCTGCTGATCGAGGTCTCCGACAGCGGCCCCGGCATAGACCCCGAGGTGCTGCCGCACGTTTTCGAGCGCTTCTACAAGGCGGACTCGGCCCGCGCCCGCTCGGAGGGCAGCGGCCTGGGCCTGGCCATCGCGATGGAGAACGTCCGGCTGCACGGCGGGACGATGCGGGCCGCCAACTCCCCCGAGGGCGGCGCGGTGTTCACGGTGGACCTGCCGCTGCGGCACGACGAGCCGAACGAGACGGCGGACGCGGACGGGCCGGACGCGACGAGCGCCGCGGGCACCCGCACCGCGAAGGAGAACGACGCATGAGCACCACGCACACCCCCGTACGGCGAGCGGCGCGGACCCGGCGGGTGATGGGCGGTGTGGTCTCCGGCGCGCTCGCCGGTGCGCTGGCCGGCTGCGGCATCGCGCCCACCGACGTGATCGATGCCGGTGAGCCGGCGAGCGGGGTGAAGTCGCCGGGCCAGCCGGCGGCCGACGTCCAGCTCTTCTTCTACGGGCCGTCCGGGCTGCGCTCGGCAACCCGTCCGGCGAAGGCCCCGGTCGATCCCGAGCAGGCCATCCAGCTGCTGATGGACGGGCCGAACCACGCCGAGCGGATGCGGGGCCTGTCCAGTGTCCTGCCGAAGTTCCCCGGCCGGCTGACCGCCGCCACCGGCGCGGGCACGGTCGTGATCACCCTGCCGGTGAACGCCAAACTGCTGGACTCGGCCTCGCTGAACCAGCTGGTGTGCACCGCGGCCAACGCCCGGGTGCCCGGGGACAAACCGCCCGGGCAGGTCGTGGTGACCCTGGTGGGCGACAGGGTGCGGGTCGGCCCCCTGGTGTGCGGCGGCAACAACGTCTTCCCGGTGGTCCAGCCCACCCCGACCTTCCCGCAGCCCAGCAGCACCGGCACCGGCAGCGTCGGCGGCGTA
The sequence above is a segment of the Streptomyces lydicus genome. Coding sequences within it:
- a CDS encoding GerMN domain-containing protein, which codes for MSTTHTPVRRAARTRRVMGGVVSGALAGALAGCGIAPTDVIDAGEPASGVKSPGQPAADVQLFFYGPSGLRSATRPAKAPVDPEQAIQLLMDGPNHAERMRGLSSVLPKFPGRLTAATGAGTVVITLPVNAKLLDSASLNQLVCTAANARVPGDKPPGQVVVTLVGDRVRVGPLVCGGNNVFPVVQPTPTFPQPSSTGTGSVGGVG